In a single window of the Larimichthys crocea isolate SSNF chromosome XVII, L_crocea_2.0, whole genome shotgun sequence genome:
- the fetub gene encoding fetuin B yields MKHYMLLSLLLALGCVHVHGAPVELDDMEQLSCEDGFAKGSANEALTKINQDRKDGYIFSLHRLSSAHMAKHVGTGFVFYLTLDVVETNCSVISKKDWKTCKAREVSDTPVYGQCKAAIFMDRTKRVVRLYKYDCTIRPAPAAKISAICPDCPSHTALDNAEVQKTVSLSLEKFNKENGLTNHFALVKINRATSGMATSMYYNVEYTIQETTCTKSAEAVASDKCPVMDCEFAHKGFCVGSLYNSPGGDEQTINVECEIYEPEAAEREKKLHLLGGETDHEHKNKPDHDQSHDQAHGADQTHSHDHEHDHTKSHAHHDKTAQHADNSEHHHTHDHDAGSSHRHAHDHSHDHGHGHDHVHAHHAKAHNHTGDSPNQHHDYKHGDDVHTHDHDHELALDHDHKHAHLHEHEHHHHHHDHDHEKETHDHPEGEVKTLPSVDQPVTLPIFPDVPEVGVVLPAKPDPQIPGQMEPIIRPFPTSVSAQCPPPAAATTFVEKLFSEDPLFKPTA; encoded by the exons ATGAAGCACTACATGCTGTTGTCTCTCCTGTTGGCGTTGGGATGCGTGCACGTTCACGGTGCGCCAGTGGAGCTGGACGACATGGAGCAGTTGTCGTGTGAAGACGGTTTCGCGAAAGGCTCCGCAAATGAGGCTCTCACCAAAATCAACCAGGACCGAAAGGACGGATACATCTTCAGCCTGCACCGCCTGTCCAGCGCCCACATGGCAAAACAT GTAGGAACCGGCTTTGTTTTCTACTTGACCCTGGACGTTGTCGAGACCAACTGCAGCGTTATCAGCAAGAAGGACTGGAAGACCTGCAAGGCTCGTGAAGTCAGCGACACACCG GTATATGGACAGTGCAAAGCAGCCATCTTTATGGATCGTACCAAAAGAGTGGTGCGTCTCTACAAATACGACTGTACCATCAGACCAG ctccTGCAGCTAAGATTTCTGCGATCTGTCCGGACTGTCCGAGTCACACTGCCCTGGACAACGCTGAGGTTCAGAAGACTGTGTCTCTCTCGCTGGAGAAGTTCAACAAGGAGAACGGGTTGACCAATCATTTCGCTCTGGTCAAAATCAACCGTGCTACCTCAGGG atgGCCACGTCCATGTATTACAATGTAGAGTACACCATCCAGGAGACCACCTGCACCAAGAGCGCAGAAGCTGTGGCATCTGACAAGTGCCCAGTCATGGACTGCGAGTTCGCT CACAAGGGCTTCTGTGTGGGATCCCTCTACAACTCTCCCGGTGGTGATGAGCAGACTATCAATGTAGAGTGTGAGATCTATGAGCCCGAG GCTGCTGAGAGGGAGAAGAAACTGCACCTGCTGGGCGGAGAGACTGACCACGAACACAAGAACAAACCCGACCACGACCAGAGCCACGACCAAGCACACGGTGCCGACCAGACACACTCACACGATCACGAACACGACCACACCAAGAGCCACGCTCATCACGACAAAACCGCCCAGCACGCTGACAACAGCGagcaccaccacacacacgaCCACGACGCTGGCAGCAGCCACAGGCACGCTCACGACCACTCCCACGACCACGGGCATGGCCACGATCACGTGCACGCTCATCACGCCAAAGCTCACAACCACACCGGCGACTCTCCCAACCAGCACCACGACTACAAGCATGGCGATGACGTGCACACCCATGACCACGACCACGAGCTGGCTCTGGACCATGACCACAAGCATGCTCACCTGCACGAGCACGagcaccaccatcatcaccatgacCATGACCACGAGAAGGAAACCCACGACCACCCAGAGGGTGAAGTGAAGACACTGCCCTCCGTGGACCAGCCCGTGACCCTGCCTATCTTCCCTGATGTCCCTGAAGTAGGAGTCGTCCTGCCAGCCAAGCCCGACCCCCAGATTCCTGGACAGATGGAGCCCATCATCCGGCCCTTCCCCACCTCAGTCTCAGCCCAGTgccctcctccagcagcagccaccACCTTTGTGGAGAAACTCTTCTCGGAGGACCCCTTGTTCAAGCCAACTGCTTAA
- the cxviih1orf52 gene encoding UPF0690 protein C1orf52 homolog: MSEDQKSGSLGFFSSYDDLSDSDSSEDEERDARKKRAGSDAAGGGEQASQPGAKRAGAPLPRPAELFGSVSKPAFLYNPLNKEIDWESLTVRAPEEPAREFKPWKTNAVPPPESYSSEPEKKKGPPPGMDMAIKWSNVYEDNGEDAPQPYSGNARFLPSEEQPSDSDEESEKGDLSAKKRRVETFQQKEKRKRDMGQATSDKNFVEEEKRILRQKIE, encoded by the exons ATGTCCGAGGACCAGAAGTCCGGTTCTCTTGGGTTCTTCTCCAGCTACGACGACCTGAGCGACAGCGACAGCAGCGAGGACGAGGAGCGGGACGCTCGGAAGAAGAGAGCCGGGTCAGACGCTGCGGGCGGCGGGGAGCAGGCCTCCCAACCCGGGGCCAAGAGAGCCGGAGCTCCGCTACCGAGACCGGCAGAACTGTTCGGCTCCGTGTCCAAACCCGCCTTCCTCTACAACCCGCTCAACAAGGAGATAGACTGGGAGAGCCTGACCGTCAGAGCGCCGgaggag CCGGCGAGGGAGTTCAAACCGTGGAAGACAAACGCCGTGCCCCCTCCTGAAAGCTACTCCTCAGAGCCCGAGAAGAAGAAGGGACCTCCGCCGGGCATGGACATGGCCATCAAGTGGTCCAACGTGTACGAGGACAACGGGGAAGACGCGCCACAGCCGTACAGCGGCAACGCCCGGTTCCTACCCTCAGAGGAGCAACCCTCCGACTCAG ATGAGGAATCCGAGAAGGGAGACCTGTCTGCCAAGAAACGTCGAGTGGAGACCTTCcagcagaaggagaagaggaagagggacaTGGGACAAGCTACCTCCGACAAGAATTTCGTAGAGGAGGAGAAACGGATCCTCCGGCAAAAGATTGAGTAA
- the si:ch211-284e20.8 gene encoding fetuin-B: MSVYLLVLCLALLQQEGRAGPDPPGCDSPDVVKVAEEALGQINQDRTNGYILSLNRVYDVSVTEKETGGLLYELAIDVMETKCHIISRKNWKQCEIRSIGDVPVYGECKVSVSANPEAKLQNYLCKIRQVPADAVLNVCPDCPTPDNLDEPIVKETANLSLQRFNKESNHVNYFALGNITRSCSQWVVGPSYFVEFTIVETVCSKRTDPSQLNNCQPMDCQFAHKGLCLGTHMAHDDEITLPDVPFQKTVDVKCEIYEPPAASAEKLTHEQAESGHTEHQHDNHTHLHPHEHTHSVTPSSNLTVSKPQATLGIVVNQPAEPKPAPAASSCPGPSRHNLYLGDFKL; this comes from the exons aTGAGTGTGTACCTGCTGgttctgtgtctggctttgcTGCAGCAGGAGGGCAGAGCCGGGCCCGACCCTCCAGGCTGCGATAGCCCTGATGTGGTGAAGGTGGCGGAAGAGGCGCTGGGGCAGATCAACCAGGACCGGACAAATGGATACATCCTGAGTCTCAACAGAGTGTACGACGTCTCTGTCACTGAAAAg gagacaGGTGGGTTACTCTACGAACTGGCCATTGATGTCATGGAGACCAAATGCCACATCATCAGCAggaaaaactggaaacaatGTGAAATCAGAAGTATCGGTGACGTGCCA GTGTATGGAGAGTGTAAGGTATCAGTCAGTGCCAACCCTGAAGCCAAACTGCAAAACTACCTCTGCAAAATTCGTCAAG TTCCTGCTGATGCGGTGTTGAACGTGTGTCCTGACTGTCCAACACCTGATAACTTGGATGAGCCCATCGTCAAGGAGACAGCCAATCTCTCCCTGCAGAGGTTTAATAAAGAGAGCAACCACGTCAACTACTTTGCTCTGGGGAACATTACAAGATCATGTTCACAG TGGGTTGTTGGTCCATCCTACTTTGTGGAGTTCACCATTGTGGAGACGGTGTGTTCAAAGAGAACAGACCCCAGTCAACTGAACAACTGCCAACCTATGGACTGTCAGTTTGCT CATAAAGGCCTGTGTTTAGGCACACACATGGCTCATGACGACGAAATAACACTCCCTGACGTCCCATTCCAGAAGACTGTAGACGTGAAGTGTGAGATCTACGAACCTCCG GCTGCCTCTGCGGAGAAACTCACCCACGAGCAGGCAGAGAGCGGGCACACCGAACATCAGCAcgacaaccacacacacctccatcctcatgaacacacacactcagtcacacCCAGCTCAAACCTCACCGTCTCCAAGCCACAGGCCACGCTCGGGATTGTGGTGAATCAGCCTGCTGAACCCAAACCTGCCCCTGCAGCCAGCTCCTGCCCCGGCCCATCCAGACATAATCTGTATTTGGGGGATTTCAAGCTCTGA